From Halococcus salsus, one genomic window encodes:
- a CDS encoding pyruvoyl-dependent arginine decarboxylase — protein sequence MRSIRVVSGTGTGPTALAAYDAALADAGVHNYNLVRVSSVIPAESRIEVLDTAPDLGPAGNRLTVVEARATTEIEGDDPGTHVGASAGLGWTRDATGRGLFYEASGSNLEAVRERVTEGLSAGRDLREWSFVDERVVTADVATDLDPHRSDAFATAVVVGIYGESEPIL from the coding sequence ATGCGTTCCATCAGAGTCGTCTCGGGCACCGGCACCGGCCCGACCGCACTCGCCGCCTACGACGCCGCGCTCGCCGACGCGGGCGTCCACAACTACAACCTGGTTCGAGTTTCGTCGGTGATCCCCGCCGAGAGTCGGATCGAAGTACTCGACACCGCGCCCGACCTCGGACCGGCGGGGAACCGCCTCACCGTCGTGGAGGCACGGGCGACGACCGAGATCGAGGGTGACGACCCGGGAACCCACGTCGGCGCGTCCGCGGGGCTGGGCTGGACGCGCGACGCGACGGGGCGCGGGCTGTTCTACGAAGCCTCGGGATCTAACCTCGAAGCGGTTCGCGAGCGCGTCACCGAGGGGCTGTCGGCGGGCCGGGACCTCCGGGAGTGGTCGTTCGTCGACGAGCGCGTGGTGACCGCCGACGTCGCGACGGACCTCGACCCGCATCGTTCGGACGCGTTCGCCACCGCGGTGGTAGTGGGGATCTACGGCGAGAGCGAGCCGATCCTGTAG
- the pan2 gene encoding proteasome-activating nucleotidase Pan2: MSHSPSLPDRPRLNLDPELTGEERVAALAEHLEDVTAVHDELAARLDEARENREELAEEAEQLQEENEALKTSSLYVATIEELTDDGAIVRQHGNNQEVLTDVAPALREDIDNGDRVAVNDSFSVQRTLSAETDARAQAMEVEERPTVTYADIGGIDDQVREVREAVEMPLVDPERFDIVGIEPPTGVLLHGPPGTGKTMLAKAVANETDATFIKMAGSELVRKFIGEGARLVRDLFELASEHEPAVIFIDEIDAVAAKRTDSKTSGDAEVQRTMMQLLSEMDGFEERGDVSIIAATNRYDMLDRAILRPGRFDRLIEVPKPDIEGREQIFAIHTRGMNLADDVDFEELAEMAEEFSGAEIESLTTEAGMFAIRDERTEVRMADFEEAFEKVTEDESPGTPIAFN; the protein is encoded by the coding sequence ATGTCACACAGTCCCTCCCTTCCCGACCGGCCGCGGCTGAACCTCGACCCGGAGCTCACCGGCGAGGAACGAGTGGCAGCGCTGGCCGAACATTTGGAGGACGTGACGGCGGTCCACGACGAACTCGCCGCCCGCCTCGACGAGGCCCGCGAGAACCGCGAGGAGCTCGCCGAGGAGGCCGAGCAGCTCCAGGAGGAGAACGAGGCGCTCAAGACCTCCTCGCTCTACGTCGCCACGATCGAGGAGCTCACCGACGACGGCGCGATCGTCCGCCAGCACGGCAACAACCAGGAGGTGCTCACCGACGTCGCGCCCGCGCTCCGCGAGGATATCGACAACGGCGACCGGGTGGCCGTCAACGACTCCTTCAGCGTCCAGCGCACCCTCTCGGCCGAGACCGACGCCCGCGCACAGGCGATGGAGGTCGAGGAACGCCCGACGGTTACGTACGCCGACATCGGCGGGATCGACGACCAGGTCCGCGAGGTGCGTGAGGCCGTCGAGATGCCGCTGGTCGACCCCGAGCGCTTCGACATCGTCGGGATCGAACCGCCGACGGGCGTCCTGCTCCACGGCCCGCCCGGCACGGGCAAGACGATGCTCGCCAAGGCCGTCGCCAACGAGACCGACGCGACTTTCATCAAGATGGCCGGCTCCGAGCTGGTCAGGAAGTTCATCGGCGAGGGCGCACGCCTCGTCCGCGACCTCTTCGAGCTGGCGAGCGAGCACGAACCAGCGGTCATCTTCATCGACGAGATCGACGCCGTCGCCGCCAAGCGAACGGACTCGAAGACCTCCGGCGACGCCGAGGTCCAGCGCACGATGATGCAGCTCCTCAGCGAGATGGACGGCTTCGAGGAGCGCGGCGACGTCTCGATCATCGCCGCGACCAACCGCTACGACATGCTCGACCGCGCGATCCTCCGCCCCGGTCGGTTCGACCGCCTCATCGAGGTCCCGAAACCCGACATCGAGGGTCGCGAGCAGATCTTCGCGATCCACACCCGCGGCATGAACCTCGCCGACGACGTGGACTTCGAGGAGCTCGCCGAGATGGCCGAGGAGTTCAGCGGCGCGGAGATCGAGAGCCTCACGACCGAGGCCGGGATGTTCGCGATCCGCGACGAGCGCACCGAGGTCCGGATGGCCGACTTCGAGGAGGCCTTCGAGAAGGTCACCGAGGACGAATCGCCCGGCACGCCGATCGCGTTCAACTGA